The region ATCCTGCAAACGCCGCTCGCCCGTTTTCACTGTAATTGATAAATCGTAATAATCGCTCGGGCTACCCAAACCGTAAATACAGCTGACGCTCGCGACAATAATTACATCGCGGCGCGTCAACAACGCATCAGTCGCAGCATGGCGCAAGCGGTCAATTTCTTCATTGATCGCCGAATCTTTTTCTATGTATGTATCACTTGAGGCGATATATGCCTCTGGCTGATAATAATCAAAATAACTGACAAAATAGTGCACCTCGTTATCGGGAAAAAATTGCTTAAACTCGCTAAATAATTGCGCCGCAAGCGTCTTATTATGCGCAAGAATCAGCGTCGGCACATTACGTTCAGCAATGATGTTCGCCATCGTAAATGTCTTGCCGCTGCCCGTCACGCCGAGCAGGGTTTGCTCGCGCTCGCCTGACTGCAGACCGCCAACAAGCTGCCGAATAGCCTGCGGCTGATCGCCGGTCGGCCGATAATCGGAACGAAGAATGAATCGATTCATGCAGCTATTATAACAAGCTTGCGCAATGCAGATACAGCCACACTATCACGCTCAGATATTGCTAACACCAAAAACTAACTCCAGCCCTCTTGGTTTCATTCGTTCATGACTGTTGCATGAATAATTTACTGCTTAGCTTCAATAGTCTTCAAAAACGCATTGACTTTCAAATTCTCCGCCACTTCGACTTGCTGTTCGGCTGTTGTTGTTCCGCACGCTGCCTGCGGAGTCATATGAAGATAATCGTAGCCGTTAATACTGCCAACAATTCCCGGTTTTCGAGCAGCATCTACCGTACCTGCCGCATAACGAATAATCCTATGGAATTTGCACATATACGTTCCGTCTTTATTTCTTTTTACATAATCACCGCCTAAATCAGTCTGCCGCTGCGTTCGAAAATCATACGCGTCTAAGCCTGGTACTTTTTCAAACGTAAACGTATTGCCGACGCTCGGCTTAAACCGCACACCCCAATCATCAAGAACGACATAGCCGCCATTAGGGTCGGCCTTCGGCTGGGGTGTTTGAGTAGGCGCAGGAGTTTCTTTTGGCTTTGCTGTCTTGCTTTTATCTGATGTTTCAGTTCCCTTAGTCGTCTTAGTTGTTTCTGCCGTTGTATTATCTATCTTTTTTACAGTGAACATATCCCGCGCGAAGAATCCTAGCGCAGCAACCAGTACAACTGCTAGAACTATAGCCGCAATAACGAGTACTTTTTGCCGCTTAGTATTTTTCTTAACGGGTGATGTCTTAATCTTATTTCTTTTCATATCTTATATACCTTTCTGCTGTTATTGTATAACCATATGCACCACAGGGTAACCATCAAACCGTTGACTACCTTGTCTGTTATGCCATCATAATCTACCAACCTACCGCTATCGCAGGCGCGCCGTCAGTCCAGGCATGAGCATTGTCATTCTGCCGCCATACTTAGCTTCCGAAAAGTTGTTTGAACTCATCGTAATCGTATTCAGCCTGCCTTCACGATCATACCACGTCAATTGGTCGGTCTCTATCTTGCTGTTTCCGTTTTCTACCCGCGAGTCACACACGTAACGAAGACTCACCACGGGCGTACCGTCGGTAATTTCACTTGTGTTAACGGTAAGATCAGAAAAATCACTCGGCTCGTATTTTTTGCAGATAAGCTGCTCGTGGCGCAGTACATCAGTAAGACCGCTGCCACCGGACTGAGCCCGCTCGAACAACGAATTCATCTCGCTTTTCATCTGCGATTTAGACATACCAGCCGAGGTGCCCATCGTCTTTAATTTGCGTGTAGACGACGAAATAATTCATATCTTTATCGCCAAAAACGCGGCGATCGCTAATCGTTCCTTTACGAACAGTATAGTCCCAGCCCTCAAGCGACATTTCTTGCAAGCTGCTCGGATATCTAAATGAAATCGTATCGTTTGTGTAGGTTTTATGCTTTGCGGGATTTGTATAAGGTTCGGTTTTCCTGTCATAATAATCCTTTGTATCTTTGACTGCGCGGTTCATGCTCCCGCTCAGCGCAATAACTCCAACGATGATGACAACGATAGCGACAATAGCACCAGCAACCGCAATACTGACGATCTGCCAAGTTTTTATGCCGCGCGGACGAGGCGGCATCGCCGGCGGTTGGTATGGTGATAGCGCATATGCAGCCGGCTGATTCTGCGAAGGACTATTATTGTCGGCTATGTTTGGTTGGTTGGTTGTCCATAGTTTACCTCTGAATCATCTTATTTCGACACGCCTACTTGTAATAGACGCTGCGAGCTATTTCGAAAGCCTGTTTGTAGTCATCACCCTCGAAAGCCCGCCTTGCCTCTTCGCGTATTTTGTATGATTTATTCTGGAAACTAGCCGTGTAGCCACCGAGCTCTTTTGTGCCCAAAAAATAGGCTGCCGTGGTCTGAATTGCCAGAAGTTTTTGAGCTCATATTGACATTCTTTGCAACAACAATACCAGTTCCTCTGATATCACACCTGTTAGCCTGACTACTATTTATTAACTTGCTAGAGTTCGACAAACCAATGTCCGGAGTAAACTCTGTCTCATCATCATTCGGAATCACCATCGCAACAGCAAAGATTGAATCGTCGACATATGTAGCGTACTCGGCTGGTACAAACGCCCGATACCCCTTGAGGCTGGTCGCTTCTTTGCGTACAATATCGACCGAAAGTTTATTATCATTTTCCGTACACACCCCGCCTAAAGCAGTTAACCCGCTAGCAAACGCCAGTTTTAAGCCGCTTGGATGAGTAAAAGTGATTTTATCGGCATGATACGACTCGCTTGCTTGCACGCCAGTAGGGTGCAGTACTATATCTTCGGCCTCTACGTTCCAGTTGCTCGGATATTTCATGCAGAGTTTTTCATTCGTAGCACACACTTCCTTCGTCTGGGGGTGCCTCCGTTTGCTTTTCATTCGACTTAGCGACTGACGACGAACCGCTGCCTGAGGTCGTACTCTGAGGCGAACGGTCTTTCATCGTGGTATAGGTATAAACAATATATGCCAGCGCCAACAAGAGAAAAACCGACAAAATAACAATTGCCGCTTTATATTTGCGATGATTATGCATTGATGTGTCGTGCTGTGGTTTCATTTTTTGTCTCTCCTTTTATTTGGCAGAAAATACTAGCGTCTATTTAGCAGGATATACGTCATTTGCTGTAATGTCAATTGACCCTACCCATTATGCTTCGCGCTCACCTGCGAGTCGGTGCCGTCGTGCTCGAAGTCGGCGTATTTTTTGTCGAGCGCTTCGACAACGCGCGCCACTAGGCGTTTTGGGTCGGAGTCATAAATTACATCTTTTGCGCCTGGTGCTTCAACGTTTTTAAGCAGCTGCGCCGCATAATCCGCCAACCCGCCACTGCCCACCAAGATACCACACACTTTGCGGCTTTCAAGCGCCGTTGAAAACTCGTGCAAACTACCCATGCGCCCGCCGATCGTGATCACTGCATCAGCGCTGCGCACCAAGTACACGTCGCGCCCGACATATTCCATGCTGGTGAAATTGATATAGTCAAACTCTACAGTCGGCAACCGGTAGGTTGATACATGCTCGCGAAAACTGCTCGCCGGCGAAAACCCCACCGACACGCCTTTAGTATTACTAACGCTCTTGAACCCGCGCGCAGCAGCATGCGGCAATCCGGTTGTCGCGCCCGTTAGCAATGTCTTACCGGCGCGCGCAATCTCCGCACCGAGCATAAACGCTAAATCGTTCGACGCCATCACAGTTTCGCCAGATGCCGCACCCGATACGCAAATTTGATACTTCATCGCCTCCTCCTATCTTGCAATTGGTTTTTCGCTAATTGGCATATCGTGCAAATGCACGCCGCGGCGCAAAATGCCGGCTTTAGCGCCGATTTTTGTCACGACGCTCGTGCTGTTTGCACTCGCGAAAATAATTGAATCTTTCAAACTTTTACCGCGCGCCCATTGGCTCAGAAAACCGCTCGCGAACGCATCGCCCGCGCCTGTCCGATCGACCACCGGCACATCCTCGTACATACCAGCGCGCACAATCGTTTTACCGTCGGTCGCGACTACGCCGTTCGGACCATCGCTTACAATCGCAACTGGCACATAATTCAGCGCGTGCAGCGCTAGCTCCTCGCAAGTCTTACCGCTCACCAGTTGCTGCATCTCTTCCTTATTTGTAATGAGCACGTCAACCGTTTCAAGCAGCGGAATTAATTTGTCTTTTTCCGCCAACTCCGGACCAGCCGGATTAAGCATCACGCTCGCACCATATCTTTCTGCCGCATCAATAATTTCGCGCAGCAACTTCAAACCGCCATGGCCTAAACTCGTCGGATAAATCCAGTCGTACCCCTCAATTGCCGATAGATTAAAATTATGCCGCCCGCTGCGCCCAAACGCATTGCCGCGGTGATTTAAGATCGTACGCTCGCCGTTCGTCGCAATCATAATCACCGAGTAGCCTGACTGATAATGCGGATCTTGCACGACATGGCGCGTATCAACGCCCTCGCGGTCAAGTTCGTGCAAAATCGACTGGCTCGCCGGATCTTCGCCCAGCCCCCACATATACGCCGTCTCAATCCCCTGGCGCGCTAGCGTCGTCGCCACGTTCGTCGCATTACCGCCCGTACTAAATGTAACGTCGTCGACTTCCATTTTGAGCCCGAGCGGAATTTCA is a window of Candidatus Saccharimonadaceae bacterium ML1 DNA encoding:
- a CDS encoding carbohydrate kinase family protein — encoded protein: MVKILAIGKGTQDVFLRSDEFDPHTRGKKVYTEIPLGLKMEVDDVTFSTGGNATNVATTLARQGIETAYMWGLGEDPASQSILHELDREGVDTRHVVQDPHYQSGYSVIMIATNGERTILNHRGNAFGRSGRHNFNLSAIEGYDWIYPTSLGHGGLKLLREIIDAAERYGASVMLNPAGPELAEKDKLIPLLETVDVLITNKEEMQQLVSGKTCEELALHALNYVPVAIVSDGPNGVVATDGKTIVRAGMYEDVPVVDRTGAGDAFASGFLSQWARGKSLKDSIIFASANSTSVVTKIGAKAGILRRGVHLHDMPISEKPIAR
- a CDS encoding LOG family protein; protein product: MKYQICVSGAASGETVMASNDLAFMLGAEIARAGKTLLTGATTGLPHAAARGFKSVSNTKGVSVGFSPASSFREHVSTYRLPTVEFDYINFTSMEYVGRDVYLVRSADAVITIGGRMGSLHEFSTALESRKVCGILVGSGGLADYAAQLLKNVEAPGAKDVIYDSDPKRLVARVVEALDKKYADFEHDGTDSQVSAKHNG